The following are encoded together in the Vigna unguiculata cultivar IT97K-499-35 chromosome 2, ASM411807v1, whole genome shotgun sequence genome:
- the LOC114174641 gene encoding late embryogenesis abundant protein At1g64065-like, translating into MTGRSSSNPGSRYARNISTEELIAGFSSRKRERKISKCFVYSLVIFVMMMFICLILALLMSHMEDPKIEFKSARLMNSTNNYHNVSSTSPFNVTIVARVILTSPKFVSFDYQKSTVSVRYENSGECVGVSKIKAATVEAMETRDMDLKVHMSFGTKELVKPDLTDSTNSHMLKLRSYAKLSGTLHTFKLLKKRKTIQVSCTINLDFTSFSNQNFRC; encoded by the coding sequence ATGACGGGAAGGTCGTCCTCAAATCCAGGAAGCAGATATGCAAGAAATATCTCAACAGAGGAACTGATTGCAGGGTTCTCGTCGcggaaaagagaaagaaaaatcagCAAATGTTTCGTGTACAGTCTGGTAATCTTTGTGATGATGATGTTCATTTGCCTTATTCTTGCACTTTTGATGTCGCACATGGAAGATCCCAAAATTGAATTCAAATCAGCAAGGTTGATGAACAGTACTAATAATTATCATAACGTTTCTTCAACTTCTCCCTTCAATGTCACCATAGTCGCTCGTGTCATCCTCACCAGCCCTAAATTTGTCTCCTTCGATTACCAGAAGAGCACCGTGAGTGTGAGGTATGAGAATTCCGGTGAATGTGTTGGTGTTTCCAAAATCAAAGCTGCCACAGTGGAGGCCATGGAAACCAGAGATATGGACTTGAAGGTTCACATGAGTTTCGGGACGAAGGAATTGGTAAAGCCAGATCTAACTGATTCTACCAACTCACACATGCTCAAACTCAGAAGCTACGCAAAATTGAGTGGTACACTGCACACGTTCAAGCTGCTAAAGAAGAGAAAGACCATTCAAGTGTCTTGCACCATCAACCTCGACTTCACCTCTTTTTCCAACCAAAACTTCCGATGCTAA
- the LOC114168957 gene encoding respiratory burst oxidase homolog protein A-like: protein MNVSPKHERRWASDTVPDIAFVSAGTSPGTESYSVADEYVEVTLDVQYDHTVVLRGVEPVAVVNVDEGYAASGTETPVSSAWSPSIRRSSPSRWRQFSQELKTEAVAKARQFSQELKAELRRFSWGQGGSETAFVPRDLRKQRAQLERNRSGTKKALRGLKFISSKSNGVDAWNEVQSNFDSLARDGFLYRTDFAQCIGMKDSKEFALELFDALGRRRRLRVEKISRDELSEFWSQITDQSFDSRLQIFFDMVDKNEDGRITEEEVKEIIMLSASANKLSRLKEQAEEYAALIMEELDPERLGYIELWQLETLLLQKDTYLNYSQALSYTSQVLSQNLQGIRSRSPIRRMSRRMVYYLQENWKRLWVLALWVSVMIGLFTWKFIEYKRKNAYHVMGYCLLAAKGAAETLKFNMALILFPVCRNTITWLRSTKLSYIAPFDDNINFHKTIAAAVVIGVILHAGNHLACDFPKLVNSSHKTYEKYLDGVFGDHKPSYGDLIKGVEGVTGILMVILMAIAFTLATKWFRRNLIKLPKPFNRLTGFNAFWYSHHLFVIVYVLLIIHGVNLYLERKWHLQTTWMYLAVPIVLYVGERTLRYFRSGFYTVRLIKVAIYTGNVLTLQMSKPPQFRYKSGQYMFVQCPAVSPFEWHPFSITSAPGDDYLSVHIRQLGDWTQELRRVFSAACEPPVAGKSGLLRADETTKKCLPKLRIDGPYGAPAQDYRNYDVLLLVGLGIGATPFISILKDLLNNIVKMEELADSVSDSSRGSDLSTGSTDSPSFNKISPKRKKTLKTTNSYFYWVTREQGSFDWFKGVMNEVAELDQRGVIEMHNYLTSVYEEGDARSALITMVQALNHAKNGVDIVSGTRVRTHFARPNWKKVFSKICSKHCNGRIGVFYCGAPVLAKELSKLCFEFNEKGQTKFEFHKEHF, encoded by the exons ATGAACGTTTCTCCAAAGCACGAACGCCGCTGGGCGTCTGATACGGTGCCGGATATTGCATTCGTCAGCGCAGGGACGTCGCCAGGAACAGAGTCCTACTCCGTCGCCGACGAGTACGTCGAGGTCACTCTTGACGTTCAATACGATCACACCGTCGTTCTCCGCGGCGTTGAGCCGGTGGCTGTCGTTAACGTCGACGAAGGTTATGCCGCAAGCGGTACTGAAACTCCGGTGTCCTCCGCATGGTCGCCATCGATCAGGAGGAGCTCTCCCAGCCGGTGGCGGCAGTTCTCGCAGGAGCTTAAGACCGAGGCGGTTGCGAAGGCGAGGCAGTTCTCGCAGGAGCTCAAGGCGGAGCTGCGGCGGTTTTCGTGGGGCCAGGGAGGATCTGAAACGGCGTTCGTGCCGCGAGATCTTAGGAAGCAGCGCGCTCAGCTTGAGCGCAACCGCTCCGGTACGAAGAAAGCGCTCCGTGGACTGAAATTCATTAGCAGTAAATCTAACGGCGTTGATGCCTGGAACGAGGTGCAAAGCAATTTCGATAGTCTTGCTAGAGACGGTTTTCTCTACCGCACTGATTTTGCGCAATGCATAG GAATGAAGGACTCTAAGGAGTTCGCACTGGAACTGTTCGATGCTCTGGGTCGCAGACGAAGACTCAGGGTTGAAAAGATCAGCAGAGACGAACTTAGCGAATTCTGGTCGCAAATTACCGATCAAAGCTTTGATTCACGGCTCCAGATTTTCTTTGATAT GGTGGACAAGAACGAAGATGGTAGAATCACCGAAGAAGAAGTGAAAGAG ATCATTATGCTAAGCGCTTCAGCAAATAAGTTATCCAGATTAAAAGAGCAAGCCGAAGAATACGCAGCTCTGATCATGGAAGAGTTAGACCCTGAAAGACTTGGCTACATTGAG CTATGGCAATTGGAGACGCTTCTGTTACAAAAGGATACGTATCTGAACTACAGCCAAGCACTAAGCTACACCAGTCAAGTTTTGAGTCAGAACCTACAAGGAATAAGGTCAAGAAGCCCGATACGTAGGATGAGCCGCAGGATGGTCTActatttgcaagaaaattggaAGAGGCTTTGGGTTCTAGCATTGTGGGTTTCAGTGATGATTGGGCTGTTTACGTGGAAGTTCATCGAGTACAAGCGAAAAAATGCTTATCATGTCATGGGTTACTGTCTCCTCGCGGCCAAAGGTGCTGCTGAAACACTCAAGTTCAACATGGCACTTATACTCTTTCCCGTCTGCAGAAATACCATAACGTGGCTTAGGTCCACCAAGTTGTCTTACATTGCACCTTTCGATGATAACATCAACTTTCATAAG ACAATTGCTGCAGCAGTAGTGATTGGAGTGATACTTCATGCCGGGAATCACCTTGCTTGTGATTTCCCGAAACTTGTAAATTCGTCTCATAAAACGTATGAGAAGTATTTGGACGGTGTATTTGGTGATCACAAACCCAGTTACGGAGACCTCATTAAGGGGGTTGAGGGCGTGACTGGAATTCTGATGGTGATTTTGATGGCAATAGCATTTACTCTTGCAACAAAATGGTTCAGAAGAAATCTTATTAAGCTTCCTAAACCGTTTAATAGGCTCACCGGTTTCAATGCATTCTGGTATTCACACCATCTATTTGTCATTGTCTATGTCCTGCTCATCATTCATGGTGTAAATCTTTACCTCGAGCGCAAATGGCACCTTCAAACG ACATGGATGTATCTTGCAGTTCCAATCGTCCTTTATGTGGGAGAAAGAACGCTAAGATACTTCCGTTCTGGCTTCTATACAGTCCGTCTTATAAAG GTTGCCATTTATACTGGAAATGTTCTGACATTGCAAATGTCGAAGCCGCCTCAATTTCGTTACAAGAGTGGACAATACATGTTTGTACAATGTCCTGCTGTTTCTCCATTTGAGTG GCATCCATTTTCTATTACCTCTGCACCTGGCGATGACTACCTGAGTGTTCACATACGGCAACTGGGAGATTGGACACAGGAGCTCAGAAGGGTATTTTCTGCTGCCTGTGAGCCTCCCGTAGCTGGGAAGAGCGGCCTTCTCAGGGCTGATGAAACCACCAAGAAATG CTTACCGAAGCTAAGGATAGATGGACCTTACGGTGCGCCAGCACAAGACTACAGAAACTATGATGTACTACTACTTGTCGGTCTCGGGATTGGAGCAACACCTTTTATTAGCATTCTAAAAGATCTTCTCAACAATATTGTCAAAATGGAGGAGCTGGCG GACTCGGTCTCTGATTCAAGTAGAGGTTCAGACCTTAGCACTGGGAGTACAGATTCGCCGTCTTTCAATAAGATTTCTCCGAAACGGAAGAAGACACTTAAGACTACCAATTCTTATTTCTACTGGGTAACAAGAGAACAAGGTTCTTTCGATTGGTTTAAAGGGGTCATGAACGAAGTTGCTGAACTTGATCAAAGG GGTGTTATTGAGATGCACAATTACTTAACTAGCGTATACGAGGAAGGCGATGCCAGATCCGCCCTCATCACTATGGTGCAAGCCCTCAACCATGCAAAAAATGGAGTTGATATTGTTTCTGGGACTAGG GTGAGAACTCATTTTGCTAGGCCTAACTGGAAGAAGGTTTTCTCCAAAATATGTTCCAAGCACTGCAATGGACGAATAG GTGTATTCTATTGTGGCGCACCGGTTTTGGCGAAAGAATTAAGCAAGCTCTGCTTCGAGTTCAACGAAAAAGGTCAAACAAAATTTGAGTTCCATAAGGAGCATTTCTAA
- the LOC114174669 gene encoding late embryogenesis abundant protein At1g64065 gives MYDKKKERGRSAKCFVCVLASFVILCALLLLLASIMRVREPRAKIRSATSNKITHNASPSSSPSFNATLIIFMTIQNPNFGVFTYDNSSMSVLYAGAKIGDTPINGDKVSFRKTKQINVTVDLRSAQVPVTGNFSGDMNSGTLNLTSYAKFSGTVRFLKIMNVKKSIEMACAMKLNFTSHLLQDIQC, from the coding sequence ATGTACGATAAGAAGAAGGAACGAGGAAGAAGTGCTAAATGTTTCGTATGCGTTCTCGCTTCCTTCGTCATCTTATGTGCACTTCTACTGCTTTTGGCGTCTATAATGCGTGTGAGGGAGCCACGTGCCAAAATAAGATCAGCTACGTCCAACAAAATCACTCACAACGcttcaccatcatcatcacCTTCCTTCAACGCCACCCTCATCATCTTTATGACCATCCAAAACCCTAATTTCGGTGTCTTCACTTACGACAATAGCAGCATGAGTGTGCTCTATGCGGGTGCGAAGATTGGTGATACACCCATCAACGGTGACAAAGTGAGTTTCAGAAAAACCAAACAAATCAATGTTACCGTTGATTTGAGGTCCGCTCAGGTACCCGTCACCGGAAATTTTTCCGGTGACATGAATTCAGGGACGTTGAATCTCACCAGCTACGCCAAATTTAGTGGCACGGTTCGTTTTCTGAAGATTATGAACGTCAAAAAGAGCATCGAAATGGCTTGTGCTATGAAGCTCAACTTCACCTCCCACCTACTTCAGGATATTCAATGCTAA
- the LOC114167097 gene encoding probable membrane-associated kinase regulator 2: MEAFTLLKYWRGGGALGLPPSSDTPSSRAASTTTILTAVENENATDSDEDNDNNDDGPFFDLEFTVPDEDANENPNGNDTREDEEDEEEDINIEESDGEREFKFTLSPSSNDRSDPNLSLSPSEDLFFKGKLLHVDPSSFSSEPNSKPQFTASLLKSATKFRVFMLGLKKPKPTDKDKDSNTNTNTTTTTNNNNVSDSANPEAHKDKKHFTVKFKVEEVPIVSLFTSKGNNKTQKHTSNSNEQPPPSEEKRFSKEVVQKYFKMVKPLYVRVSRRYADKLTLNSAAKSPLPTPPAEPEPVVTAAAESNLKTTQTQKLSAGLSVVCKHLGKSRSASSAVAAAPPPFVSSKRRDDSLLQQQDGIQGAILHCKRSFNASRAECESSQLPRSVSHPSHEISMNEGSEKRLST; the protein is encoded by the exons ATGGAAGCTTTCACCTTGCTCAAATACTGGAGAGGCGGTGGCGCTCTCGGACTTCCACCTTCCTCCGACACTCCCTCTTCACGCGCCGCCTCCACCACCACTATCCTCACCGCCGTCGAAAACGAAAATGCAACCGACAGCGACGAAGACAACGACAACAACGACGATGGCCCCTTCTTCGACTTAGAGTTTACCGTTCCTGATGAAGACGCTAACGAAAATCCAAACGGTAACGACACCCGAGAAGACGAggaagacgaagaagaagatATTAACATCGAGGAATCAGACGGCGAGAGAGAGTTTAAGTTCACTCTGTCGCCTTCGAGCAACGATCGTAGTGATCCCAACCTTTCGCTGTCTCCGTCGGAGGATCTGTTCTTCAAGGGAAAGCTGCTCCACGTGGACCCTTCCTCCTTCTCCTCCGAACCTAACTCCAAGCCTCAGTTCACCGCCTCCCTGCTAAAATCCGCCACCAAATTCCGCGTCTTCATGCTGGGCCTCAAAAAGCCCAAGCCCACTGACAAAGACAAGGACtccaacaccaacaccaacaccacaaccaccaccaacaacaacaacgttTCCGATTCCGCAAATCCAGAGGCCCACAAAGACAAGAAGCACTTCACCGTCAAATTCAAAGTGGAAGAGGTCCCCATCGTCTCTCTCTTCACCTCCAAAGGAAacaacaaaacccaaaaacacACTTCCAATTCCAACGAACAACCACCACCGTCCGAAGAGAAGCGTTTCTCCAAAGAAGTCGTGCAAAAGTATTTCAAAATGGTTAAGCCTCTCTACGTCAGAGTCTCCCGCCGCTACGCCGACAAGCTCACCTTAAACTCCGCCGCTAAATCACCTCTTCCAACGCCCCCGGCCGAACCCGAACCTGTTGTCACCGCCGCCGCAGAAAGTAACCTCAAGACAACACAAACCCAAAAACTATCTGCAGGGCTTAGCGTCGTGTGTAAACATTTAGGGAAAAGCCGCTCGGCGTCTTCGGCTGTGGCGGCGGCTCCGCCGCCATTTGTGTCTTCGAAGCGGCGCGATGATTCGCTGTTGCAGCAGCAGGATGGAATTCAGGGTGCCATTTTACACTGCAAGAGATCCTTCAATGCCTCCAGAGCTG AGTGCGAGTCTTCTCAGCTTCCGCGTTCGGTGAGCCATCCATCGCACGAGATATCCATGAATGAAGGCAGTGAGAAGCGGCTTTCGACATGA